The Cucurbita pepo subsp. pepo cultivar mu-cu-16 chromosome LG15, ASM280686v2, whole genome shotgun sequence genome contains the following window.
CCTTTAGTAGCCCAATAATACAGCCCCTTAATGTCCATGGGGTCCCATAAAAGCtacccaacccaacttttcaaattcaacaaTCATTCTGGAAAGAAATCTTTGCTCGCCACTTTTGCTTTCCCATCCTGACATCCTTGACCCACATCACTGCGAGGTAGCGTGGCAACCAACCCCATAGCTTTTGCTTTAAACTTTAGAGATTTCAAGTAGTCTATAGCGTCATCGATGACCAACGTCGGGGGCTTGCCCTCAGCACCAGGAACCATGCTTTCAAGAAGTTTCAAAGTCTCTCGTAACTTATCTTGTTTCGATGAAAATTTCCCCAAACCGTAATCCATTAGATGTCCTTGGCTATCGTCGCCAGAGTAACTCGATTTCGTATCAACTTCGTAGTTGTTAAATGCATCTACTTTCTTTGAAAAAGGGGCATCTGACAAGTTCTTGTGCCTACCATCTAGCAATCTCTGCCTTTTTCTGGGGCCATCAGAACTAGCAActtcttcattcatttcctCAATTTGTTTATCATAAAGTTCCTTAATCAGCGGTGGAGAATGACCAGTGCTAGTTACTTCATCATCACTGCTCCAGTGATTGTCATCATCTGAATAAAGCAAAGCGTTTATTTCTTCAGTGTCTTCATGCATCTCGCTCTCCTCACCAGCAACAATTTCATTTGTCGAAGGACTTTTGTGatataaataactttttatatcaaaatctctagcagcttcttcttcttcatcatcatttaaGCCATGACTGCATTTTTTCGCACTAATCGACAAGGGGATCTGAGCAGAACCAGAACTATACATTACACTTGTTTGATTTCCAGACTGATCAAAGATAATGAATTTCCTCTTGGAAAACTCAGTATTTGAACCAGGTAAAGCTATTTGAGCAAGTTCCAAAGATGAATCATACTGTTTCTTCAAAAGGCATGGAAGTACATTGGGATGCATGGTCCTCGAATAAAATGGAGAGCCATAAGGCAACCCATTCCTCGGTTCTGAATTCAAACCAGCCTGTTGAATAGAAGAACCCCAAAACTCCGTTTGTGCAGACGAGATACAAGTGTCTCGGTTCAGACATCGCAATCTGAGATTTAACAACTCGTTCATGCAATCAAATTTGGGCAGGTTCCCAGCAGAATGCCCAGACTGAGGCCAAGAATCTCCAGTCTTAACCATCCAACAAAAAACAATCACCTAAGATTcacaatgaaaagaaaaacaatttttcagaaagcaaccaaaaacaaaaattgctCGAGATCATTCCAGGTTCGGTAAATAAGCAAGACTGGTAAAACCTACCACAAGATTAATATGTCTCTGATTTCCGCTGTTCAATTATGCGCTGATTCTTTCAGAAACAAAcaattaaaagaacaaaagtgAAAAACTTCAGCTCAAGATTATCGTAAAAATCGCAAATCGATCTACGTGACAGGTTTGAGCAACTGACGGAAGTACTCAGcctggagaaaaaaaaaacacagcaCATTACACATAAAGGTTCCAGGAGGCCAATGATCTTCAGTGACACAAACTAATAAACCATGAATACATACAGAGAAATCAAAGGGTTATACCTGGCAATTCTGTGGAGGTTGAAAACATGCAATCACTTTAATAACTATTGTTGGCTTCCCTGCAATCccattttcatatttcaaagCCCGAAATCGTGTTTGGCTCGCTGATTGGCACACCATAACTACTCTTTAACCCTTTACTAAGCTAAGGATGATGAAAACAATATGAGCCAGAAGGGACAACACAATGTAACAAAGGCCAAGCGGGTTCGTCGAAATTCAGAGTACACCAACCATCAAACATAACACAGGGGAACTAAactaagaagaaaaatagattgAAGTCCTAAAATTGGCTTCAGCTGATGTATATATCAGAGGCAATGATGAAAAAGTGATTGGATCCCATGATTAGATGATATGAAGCTGATAAGAACTGAAGTAAGAAATGTTCAATGGGACAAGAAATGAATTATAGTATAACCCAGCAACAGATTTTCAGGCGCACAACTTTGTGGAACACATCCACAGTAGAACCCGACCAAGGCATATTAATGTTCTTATATGGCTCCCAGTCACTTCCCTAAGTTACCTGCAAAACAGCAAGATAGCAATCGAGTGTTCATCATTAAAGCCTCCACCACCAAATTGCTGAGTACTAGAACTACGAACTACAGAAGAACTGCTACAATCCCAATTCCCAATTCCCAACAGGGAGCATCAATGAAAacatatattctattttgaactatttaaatttgttcagCCGAAAAGCGATCGTTACTTCCACAATCAAACTAGAAACGAAAACACAGAATCACATCGATATATTCAAAGATCGCAAAAGATAAATCAAACCCATTAATGCCGCCAGTCTTAAAAGGGGAATTCAACCATTCTTTTCCAATAgcagaaaaattcaaagaatccaacgagcaaaagaaagaaaagcaatgaaatgaaaaagcAGAATTAAAAGGggaattggagaagaaacCGAAGAATCAAGCAGGCGCTCACCTTTTAGCCGAATCGTGGAAAGATCGAGAGGGGAATGGgaaaaagagattgaaaaggTTAGAGATAAAGGAAATGGAAGGCAGAGAGGAGAGCAGAGGAGAGGGAACTGTTGAAGAACAGTGGAGACTCGGAAGACGAAATGCACGCTTAATGTCCAGAGATCCAAGACTGATAAAGGATGCCAAGTCAACATTACACACTCCTCTAAATGACCCTTTTACCCCtcccttttctatttttcttacatttttattttaaaaatttgctaatataaataaaaattattatttattttaaaagtatttaaaaaacacGTGGACATATATTAGGGAACGTCCATGCATATTTGTGTTACATGTGCATCAAGATACTTCTCTACTATGATGAGTATGGATACACACATTATAATTTCTGACATTCTATTTATCAGATGTTATGTGGGTCCTTTCCCTTTATGGTGCTCAACATAGAGCTCGTTAGCGAGTGCTAACCCAATGAGTTAGACCTAAGATGTGTGCGAGCCTGACTAGTGAGCCCAAACTCGTATGCGTGAGTCATGTGTAGAGAAATACTATATATCAAATTTGGTCTACTTAATGTCATGTTAAAAGGATAAGTCTCCCACCATTTTGCATGTGTATGCATTTTTAAACTCTAATACTTGgattaaatactcaagtcatgtacTACTCTTACATTTCATGTAAAGGTAAGATATTCATATACAAATGACAGCGGTGTCGTGACGAAGATCATAGATGACGGCAGCGTGGTTTGGTTCAACTCAGTCGAGTATCACCGAAACCCATTAACCAATCCAACCTATAAAACTTTaagttattttgaattaaattcaaCCTAATCCAAATAAATTCATAGTCGAATCGGAGAATTAACCATTAAAGAAAGAGACTAAAAAGGTAGAGCAAAAGAAAACCCGAGAATTTGAGAATCTGAACCGACCCAATCGAagtataagggttgggttgggttagatagCATTTCAGGGTCCATTGAGTTGTATTTTTTGAATTGGATCCCGTTCGGGTTGAGTACGAGTTCAATGGATAAAGGACCGAATGAGTTGAGACTAGGCCCAACCCGCGTGGGCCCAAGTCCCAACCTGAGTTCGATTACTTCAGTGGCCCAACCCAATTTTAATCATCCTTAGACTCCTCGAACAGCGCAGCCAACAAAGTAGTGCTGTCCTCGTTCTCCTTAAACTAAACTTCCGACCAAAGAGTTAGCATGCATGGGAATCAGAGACATTAGACACCCTTAGCAACATGTAATAAGAAATTCATGTTATGCTTTGTACTCTTGGTTAGGACCTATCATCGTGGCCCTCACACAAACGTTGTCGTGAGAAGACACTTTTGTACTAACTGTGGATGATGCCACTCAAGACAATGTAGATTTAAGAATAAAGTGTGCTTCAACTACCATATAGACGATACTATAGCCTCGTGATGCACCTAGAAAAAGATGATCGTGGGTACTAGTCAACTAGCAAATAGTGATCAAGCCCCACCTTGAAAATTGGCCCAACAA
Protein-coding sequences here:
- the LOC111811540 gene encoding transcription factor bHLH143-like, which encodes MVKTGDSWPQSGHSAGNLPKFDCMNELLNLRLRCLNRDTCISSAQTEFWGSSIQQAGLNSEPRNGLPYGSPFYSRTMHPNVLPCLLKKQYDSSLELAQIALPGSNTEFSKRKFIIFDQSGNQTSVMYSSGSAQIPLSISAKKCSHGLNDDEEEEAARDFDIKSYLYHKSPSTNEIVAGEESEMHEDTEEINALLYSDDDNHWSSDDEVTSTGHSPPLIKELYDKQIEEMNEEVASSDGPRKRQRLLDGRHKNLSDAPFSKKVDAFNNYEVDTKSSYSGDDSQGHLMDYGLGKFSSKQDKLRETLKLLESMVPGAEGKPPTLVIDDAIDYLKSLKFKAKAMGLVATLPRSDVGQGCQDGKAKVASKDFFPE